A single window of Paenibacillus sp. SYP-B4298 DNA harbors:
- the sda gene encoding sporulation histidine kinase inhibitor Sda has protein sequence MKSLTDQELMTVYEDAVELQLEKEFLDLLLLEIHARGLKPGQEKQEKEQHLLMLGSTK, from the coding sequence ATGAAATCACTAACAGATCAGGAGCTTATGACCGTATATGAGGATGCCGTCGAACTACAGCTTGAGAAGGAATTCCTTGACCTGCTGCTCCTAGAGATCCATGCACGAGGACTAAAGCCGGGACAAGAAAAACAGGAGAAAGAGCAGCACCTGTTGATGTTGGGCAGCACGAAATAG
- a CDS encoding ATP-binding protein: MKSKLLLWLGIPLFIVLQVWCSFLTFYFPYHGIYLELTPQQQWIVKELPPEGAGFRLGIQVGDIVQQVDGRPPDESPFVTKWQAVEQAHTLVIMRDGAEQTINVTNVSAITLDIIPSIEEFVCLFMAILLLVKMRQSPSARWLAAVFTTMALIYMSYGASIRGDIWGKLIMSNLMMVLPIVFYHFLVVFFEEKGDIRLPRRILSFMYALAATGFLIRFLYLYPPTAYEIHLYNPSVTLGFFLLGFLFNMYILTMLYVRFRKQQSHMSSIIKSVWLACMVSFLPVICFSFLPQVISHSQIVDPVYTSWIILFFPISFAYMIAADKLYDSDLMIRRILSAGLLAIIPVSLLTGCYVGLIDTTADKKQILFLFTASLLLTTWVLYAAEYWTTRFESVLFPRKHVLNTALKNISKKLGTISSLRELKDIILAEIVDTLHVTGAAVVFRYRNDTEIIYAGEVDTAQIRQLADASPRPTDPYYTFIEMNSHEEYTSYLVITRKKSHTMLGKEELHWLQLITSYLEVSLENVLLIRKLTRRLQQLASQLPVEDTAPDIQWFRKVMFELQEEERSRIATDLHDTTMQDLFFLKKRLIALVEQSFMNGDSQQELNSIIQFVEMINVSLRESCFELNPHLLQEVGLLRTLEMYVEKESYTAPFQLELHAGHMPGMESKDLLTKRHLFRIVQELINNAKKHAQASTVSFQIGEASGSFCLTYEDDGIGFDDNKVRQAGIGASGMGMEQIRGRILHMGGQLELVTEAGQGTKIIITVPIEGAMSA, encoded by the coding sequence ATGAAGAGCAAGCTTTTATTATGGCTAGGGATTCCGCTGTTTATTGTCTTGCAGGTGTGGTGCTCATTCCTTACATTCTATTTTCCCTATCACGGGATTTATCTGGAGCTAACTCCCCAGCAGCAATGGATAGTCAAGGAGCTACCTCCAGAAGGCGCTGGTTTTAGACTAGGAATTCAAGTTGGGGACATCGTCCAACAGGTGGACGGCAGACCTCCCGACGAGTCTCCCTTCGTTACGAAGTGGCAAGCTGTTGAGCAAGCACACACACTGGTCATTATGAGAGACGGGGCAGAGCAGACTATCAATGTAACTAACGTTAGTGCTATTACATTAGATATTATTCCGTCAATTGAGGAATTTGTATGCTTGTTTATGGCGATTTTGCTGCTGGTAAAAATGCGCCAGTCTCCATCCGCCAGATGGCTTGCAGCCGTCTTTACGACCATGGCGCTCATCTATATGAGTTATGGCGCTTCTATTCGAGGGGATATTTGGGGTAAGCTTATCATGTCTAACTTGATGATGGTGCTGCCAATCGTGTTTTATCATTTCCTGGTCGTCTTTTTCGAGGAGAAGGGCGACATACGGCTACCCAGACGAATCTTGTCGTTCATGTATGCACTTGCCGCCACAGGATTTTTAATCCGATTCTTGTACTTATATCCTCCGACGGCCTATGAAATCCATCTTTATAATCCGTCCGTTACCTTAGGTTTTTTCCTGCTCGGATTTTTGTTCAATATGTACATCTTAACGATGCTGTATGTCAGATTCCGCAAGCAACAATCTCACATGTCCAGCATCATCAAGAGTGTATGGCTAGCGTGTATGGTCTCATTTTTACCGGTAATCTGTTTTTCATTTCTCCCTCAAGTAATTTCGCATAGTCAAATTGTAGATCCCGTATACACAAGTTGGATTATTCTGTTTTTCCCGATTTCATTTGCTTATATGATCGCTGCGGACAAGCTGTATGATTCCGATCTGATGATTCGGCGAATCCTGTCCGCTGGCCTGCTGGCCATTATTCCTGTCAGCTTGCTTACAGGCTGTTATGTGGGGTTAATCGATACTACAGCGGATAAGAAGCAGATTCTGTTCCTATTCACTGCTTCACTGCTTCTGACTACATGGGTGCTCTACGCCGCCGAATATTGGACCACACGCTTTGAATCCGTGCTGTTCCCAAGGAAACACGTCCTGAACACGGCATTGAAGAACATCTCCAAGAAACTCGGAACGATCTCCAGCCTCCGCGAGCTGAAGGATATTATTCTCGCTGAGATTGTGGATACTCTTCATGTGACGGGAGCGGCTGTCGTGTTCCGATATAGGAACGATACGGAAATCATCTACGCGGGAGAGGTCGATACGGCTCAGATCAGGCAGCTTGCAGACGCCTCCCCGAGGCCTACTGATCCGTATTATACATTTATCGAGATGAACAGCCATGAAGAGTATACGAGCTATCTGGTCATCACGCGGAAGAAATCCCATACGATGCTGGGCAAGGAGGAGCTGCATTGGCTGCAACTGATCACCTCCTATCTGGAGGTGAGTCTGGAGAATGTGCTGCTGATCCGCAAGCTGACCAGGAGACTTCAACAGCTCGCCTCCCAACTGCCTGTGGAGGACACGGCGCCAGATATTCAGTGGTTCCGTAAGGTGATGTTCGAATTACAGGAGGAGGAGCGGAGTCGGATTGCCACCGATCTTCATGACACGACGATGCAGGACCTGTTCTTCCTCAAGAAACGGTTAATCGCCTTAGTAGAACAGAGCTTCATGAATGGCGACAGTCAGCAAGAGCTGAATTCAATCATTCAATTTGTCGAGATGATTAATGTCAGTCTGCGCGAGAGCTGCTTCGAGCTGAATCCCCATCTGCTGCAAGAGGTCGGCTTGCTGCGGACGCTTGAGATGTATGTGGAGAAGGAATCGTATACCGCTCCATTTCAACTGGAGCTCCACGCCGGGCACATGCCAGGCATGGAGAGCAAGGACCTGCTGACCAAGCGGCATCTCTTCCGCATCGTGCAGGAATTGATCAACAATGCCAAGAAACACGCCCAAGCCTCTACCGTCTCCTTCCAGATCGGCGAAGCCAGTGGAAGCTTCTGTCTTACCTATGAAGATGACGGGATAGGGTTCGATGATAACAAGGTTCGTCAAGCAGGAATCGGAGCCTCGGGGATGGGGATGGAGCAGATCCGAGGCCGAATCCTGCATATGGGCGGACAATTGGAGTTGGTTACGGAGGCCGGGCAAGGAACGAAGATCATCATTACCGTACCGATAGAAGGAGCGATGTCTGCATGA
- a CDS encoding response regulator transcription factor — protein MNQVMKALIVDDHPLIASATRALLDSMDRIEVVGVVSNGTQCMEQIALHQPGLVFLDYHLPGSSGMAVAAQIRRDAPHTHIVLFTGVDLRGLYPNSIELGISGMLSKEAGPQTIKNMVNCILDGYTMLPLSVYKHVQLNRAFGREEGVLNGDEQFIMNLIVNGATYEQIAEQINTSKRTVENYLRKIYEKLGARSKVEALEKYIKSPYYASHLGGSQ, from the coding sequence ATGAATCAAGTGATGAAGGCGCTTATTGTTGATGATCATCCGCTCATTGCCAGCGCGACGCGAGCGTTATTGGATAGTATGGATCGAATTGAAGTGGTTGGTGTAGTCAGTAACGGTACACAATGTATGGAGCAGATCGCCCTGCATCAGCCAGGGCTCGTCTTCCTGGATTATCATCTGCCCGGTTCATCGGGCATGGCGGTCGCCGCGCAGATAAGGCGCGACGCCCCTCACACGCACATTGTTCTCTTCACCGGAGTTGATCTGAGGGGGCTGTATCCGAATTCCATCGAGCTCGGCATAAGCGGCATGCTGTCCAAGGAAGCAGGGCCGCAGACGATTAAGAATATGGTGAACTGTATACTGGATGGCTATACGATGCTGCCGCTGTCCGTGTACAAGCATGTCCAGTTGAACAGAGCATTCGGTCGGGAGGAGGGGGTGCTCAATGGGGATGAGCAGTTCATCATGAACCTGATTGTCAATGGGGCGACCTACGAACAGATTGCAGAGCAGATCAATACCAGCAAACGAACGGTCGAGAATTATTTACGCAAAATCTATGAGAAGCTGGGCGCCCGCTCCAAGGTAGAGGCGCTGGAGAAGTATATTAAGAGTCCATATTATGCATCGCATCTAGGAGGGAGCCAGTGA
- a CDS encoding polyprenyl synthetase family protein encodes MKQEIKRHMERMVDDYIYIEDLNAYLKAFIADKEQERGSWSEITVVTHYMLGGQSAHIDRMAAVTECVMLALDIVDDLQDQDHDTKPWMQCPQPVALNAILALLMGAIGELGQLELNPRLLVEMSTMITRSVNGQQKDVTHFVSSVDDYLLMTQEKSGSLFRFACLMGYASLDCTAETIETLHDLADCLGLIHQIENDRKDLVRWDLKNDLLSKKRTLPALYLLSIEDDAFRLFQDYYAGSITVDDLLTQKEQLLHMIHTSGCIEYSQVVQSVCLQKAEALCEQLEAASPWKETFKEITFGSYLSEQFR; translated from the coding sequence GTGAAGCAGGAAATCAAGCGGCATATGGAGCGTATGGTGGACGATTACATCTATATTGAAGATTTGAATGCCTATCTGAAAGCCTTCATCGCAGATAAGGAGCAAGAGCGTGGCTCCTGGTCGGAGATTACGGTCGTCACTCACTATATGTTAGGGGGACAATCCGCACATATAGATCGAATGGCCGCGGTGACGGAATGCGTCATGCTCGCCCTGGATATTGTCGATGATCTGCAGGATCAGGATCATGACACCAAGCCCTGGATGCAATGCCCGCAGCCCGTTGCGTTGAATGCTATCCTGGCTCTGCTCATGGGCGCGATCGGAGAGCTGGGTCAGTTGGAGCTGAATCCGCGGCTGCTTGTCGAGATGAGCACCATGATTACCAGATCGGTGAATGGACAACAGAAGGATGTGACCCACTTTGTCTCCTCGGTGGATGACTACCTGCTCATGACACAGGAGAAATCCGGCTCCCTATTCCGCTTCGCCTGTCTGATGGGCTATGCATCCCTGGACTGTACAGCGGAGACGATCGAGACATTACACGATCTGGCCGACTGCCTCGGTCTTATTCATCAGATTGAGAATGACAGGAAGGATCTGGTGCGATGGGATCTGAAGAACGATCTGCTCAGCAAGAAGCGAACCTTGCCGGCGCTGTATCTGCTCTCCATTGAAGATGATGCCTTTCGTCTATTCCAGGACTATTATGCAGGGAGCATTACCGTAGATGACCTGCTGACGCAGAAGGAGCAGCTACTCCACATGATTCATACCTCCGGGTGTATCGAATATTCCCAAGTGGTTCAATCGGTGTGCCTGCAAAAAGCGGAAGCGCTCTGCGAGCAATTAGAAGCCGCTTCGCCGTGGAAGGAAACCTTCAAGGAGATTACTTTCGGCTCGTATCTGAGTGAACAATTCAGGTGA
- a CDS encoding YlbF family regulator: MKVYDRAYELAEALRQSQEVIDLRAAWAAVEAQQEAKQLLAELRSRQEAVQQRIMAGEEPSEQELNQMEERYESVSQNPLIEQLFEAERRFAVIFDDVNKIMNDALKGIYE, encoded by the coding sequence ATGAAGGTATATGACAGGGCGTATGAGCTGGCTGAAGCATTAAGGCAGAGCCAGGAGGTGATCGATCTGAGGGCTGCTTGGGCGGCGGTCGAGGCTCAGCAGGAGGCCAAGCAGTTGCTCGCTGAGCTGCGAAGCAGGCAGGAAGCGGTGCAGCAGCGAATTATGGCAGGCGAGGAGCCGAGCGAGCAGGAGCTCAATCAGATGGAGGAGCGCTATGAGTCTGTTAGCCAGAATCCGCTCATCGAGCAGCTATTTGAAGCGGAGCGCCGCTTCGCTGTCATCTTCGATGATGTCAATAAAATAATGAATGATGCGCTGAAGGGAATCTACGAGTAA
- a CDS encoding YheC/YheD family endospore coat-associated protein has translation MLKTKVAVQMISNGSLPEDALMLGETYLKQWKIPQGQSITLKFGSYRQQVKVVPVPKFEGMRISHYLAARLGMPGSMTLRLQYRPSSMTLALGPLIGVLISRDYPGTPDKPFGSITLFCKELVDACKVQGAHVYFFTPSQIGSSSSSVQGWVYGSGWRRMTVPVADVINNRLTSRKLENNANVQRLLNEAKLRYQTQVFNEKFLDKSEVFDALRNDSALHRYLPESHLLRNYPMLKAMCQRYATVFLKPIRGSLGKGIIRVNRTENGGYQALYTTPMGTRKQHYPQLTKLFSSLSGKMKTVRYQIQQGLQLIEIQRRPVDFRALVQKNASGAWGLTSIVARIAGSQHFVSNLARGGTLSPVKEAVAKSNLSAAAKKDAAVRLQRAALEIAKGVDKYIPAHFAELGIDLALDTSGRVWLLEVNSKPSKNDNTPLNSNDQKIRPSVRLMLQYARHITGF, from the coding sequence ATGCTCAAAACGAAAGTCGCCGTACAGATGATCAGCAACGGCAGTCTCCCTGAAGATGCGCTCATGCTTGGCGAGACTTATCTGAAGCAATGGAAAATTCCGCAAGGGCAATCCATTACCCTCAAATTCGGCTCCTACAGGCAGCAAGTCAAGGTGGTGCCCGTACCCAAATTCGAAGGCATGCGAATAAGCCACTATCTGGCTGCACGCCTCGGCATGCCCGGCAGTATGACACTGCGTCTGCAGTACCGGCCCTCGTCCATGACACTGGCACTGGGGCCGCTGATTGGCGTGCTCATCAGCCGCGATTATCCGGGCACACCGGATAAACCATTCGGTTCCATTACGTTGTTCTGTAAGGAACTGGTCGACGCATGCAAGGTACAGGGCGCTCATGTCTACTTCTTCACCCCCAGCCAGATCGGCAGCAGCAGCAGCTCTGTCCAGGGCTGGGTCTATGGCTCGGGCTGGCGCAGAATGACCGTGCCCGTAGCCGATGTCATCAACAACCGTCTCACCTCGCGGAAGCTGGAGAACAATGCCAATGTGCAGCGCCTGTTGAATGAAGCAAAGTTACGCTATCAAACGCAGGTATTCAATGAGAAGTTTCTGGACAAATCGGAGGTATTCGATGCGCTCCGCAATGATTCGGCGCTGCACCGCTATCTGCCCGAGTCTCATCTGCTCCGAAATTATCCGATGCTCAAGGCGATGTGCCAACGGTATGCCACTGTGTTCCTCAAGCCGATCCGGGGGAGTCTTGGCAAGGGAATCATCCGTGTCAACCGCACCGAGAATGGAGGCTATCAGGCGCTGTATACGACACCGATGGGGACACGCAAGCAGCATTATCCGCAGCTCACCAAGCTGTTCTCCAGCCTCTCGGGCAAAATGAAGACCGTGCGCTATCAGATTCAGCAAGGCTTGCAGCTCATCGAAATCCAGCGACGGCCCGTCGATTTTCGGGCGCTCGTACAGAAGAACGCTAGCGGCGCCTGGGGCCTCACCTCCATCGTCGCGCGAATTGCCGGGAGCCAGCATTTCGTCTCGAATCTGGCACGAGGCGGTACGCTGAGTCCGGTCAAGGAGGCCGTCGCCAAGTCCAATCTGTCCGCAGCCGCCAAGAAGGACGCCGCAGTCCGACTCCAGCGGGCAGCTCTGGAGATTGCCAAGGGGGTCGACAAGTATATTCCCGCCCACTTCGCCGAGCTGGGCATCGATCTCGCACTCGATACAAGCGGCCGCGTCTGGCTGCTGGAGGTCAATTCCAAGCCCTCCAAAAATGACAATACACCGCTTAACAGCAATGACCAGAAAATCCGGCCTTCTGTGCGGCTTATGCTTCAATATGCCCGGCACATTACCGGATTCTGA
- a CDS encoding YheC/YheD family endospore coat-associated protein, with the protein MSLPQWNMGIEIFALPGRQSAQDAGPTASPSPSDPALQQQQPGAGESPLRMPEDRLCRELSLYGEECGLNVYVFTPLDYDAERGVLQGYKLTGGNWRRMPCPLPDIVYDRCFYPTRMQRLRSRAALQGIQQRHPSIRLATELPGKLAVFHALRNEPELAELLPRSLPYRGSGQLLRWLEREPHGVVLKPDSGMQGRGIIRLWREPDGLRIQGRSATNEPYNCTLQRPERRLPSFQRFLAGRSYLIQPYLRLSDKEQRPFDIRVLVQKDQAGRWRVTGSAVRLGKAGTLTANLHGGGCAAHAAPFMERLLGSREQAERVLERLHAASLKAARTLEGSFGRLLELGLDFGVEPEGRIWLLEANSKPGRSLFQLLDDQHAARLSHLRPLQYAQLLCSRYSPCIAHHEAN; encoded by the coding sequence ATGAGCTTACCGCAGTGGAACATGGGCATTGAGATATTCGCTCTGCCCGGCCGCCAATCGGCACAGGACGCAGGCCCGACCGCATCACCATCGCCGAGCGACCCGGCCTTGCAGCAGCAGCAGCCAGGGGCGGGAGAGTCTCCGCTGCGCATGCCTGAGGATCGGCTCTGCAGGGAGCTGAGCCTCTACGGAGAGGAATGCGGCCTGAACGTCTATGTCTTCACGCCTCTCGATTATGATGCGGAACGGGGCGTGCTGCAGGGCTACAAGCTGACGGGCGGCAACTGGCGGCGCATGCCGTGTCCACTGCCTGATATTGTATACGACCGCTGCTTCTACCCGACTCGCATGCAGCGGCTGCGCTCCAGGGCTGCGCTCCAGGGCATACAGCAGCGCCATCCATCGATCCGCCTCGCTACGGAGCTGCCCGGCAAGCTGGCGGTGTTCCATGCGCTGCGCAACGAGCCGGAGCTTGCAGAGCTGCTGCCGCGCTCCTTGCCCTATCGCGGCAGCGGACAACTGCTGCGCTGGCTGGAGCGCGAGCCGCACGGTGTCGTGCTCAAGCCGGATAGCGGCATGCAGGGACGCGGCATTATACGGCTGTGGCGCGAGCCGGACGGCCTGCGCATACAGGGACGCAGCGCGACCAATGAGCCCTACAACTGTACGCTTCAGCGACCAGAGCGCCGGCTCCCAAGCTTTCAGCGCTTCCTGGCAGGTCGCTCCTATCTGATTCAGCCGTATCTCCGGCTGAGCGACAAGGAGCAGCGCCCCTTCGATATTCGCGTACTGGTGCAGAAGGATCAGGCGGGACGATGGCGCGTTACCGGCAGCGCTGTGCGGCTTGGCAAGGCCGGGACACTGACGGCCAATCTGCACGGCGGGGGCTGCGCGGCGCATGCCGCTCCCTTCATGGAGCGCCTGCTGGGCAGCCGCGAGCAGGCCGAGCGCGTCCTGGAGCGGCTGCATGCTGCGAGTCTGAAAGCAGCACGCACGCTGGAGGGGAGCTTCGGTCGACTGCTTGAGCTTGGTCTGGACTTTGGCGTCGAGCCTGAAGGCCGCATCTGGCTGCTGGAGGCGAACTCCAAGCCAGGGCGCTCCCTGTTCCAGCTTCTCGACGACCAGCATGCCG